Within Sphingobium sp. SCG-1, the genomic segment CGACGGGTCGGGCGACATTCCTGCCGCCCTTGGCCATCCGCGCGTCTATCTGGAGATCGACGAGAAGGGCTATGTGGATTGTGGCTACTGCGACCGGCGCTTCGTGCTGATCGGCGGGCCTGCCGATGGTGCGGACCAGAGCAGCCTGCCGGACGTTCCCTCCGGCGCGAGCCTCTAGGCTTACGGATTATTCCCGCAGCGCACTGTCGCGAATGCGGATGAGCGGCCCCAAGATATAGTCCATGATGCTCTGACGGCCGGACTTGATGTTCACTTCGGCCGTCATGCCCGGAATGACCGGCTTGCCTGCACCGAATTTTGACGTCTCGGCCCGCAGGCGCACACGGTAATAGACTTCGCCCTTGGCATCCTGAATGACGTCCGGCGACACATCGACGACTTTTCCGTCCAGCCCGCCATAGATCGCCGAATCATAGGCGGAAATTTTGATATTTGCCGGAAGGCCCGACCAGACCTGACCGCGATCCTTGGGCATGATCCGCGCTTCGATCATTACCACCTTGTCGACGGGTACGATTTCGATGATCGGTTCGCCGCCGCGGATCACGCCGCCGACTGTCTGAACATAGAGCTTGTTGACGATGCCATCCATCGGCGCGCGGATTTCCTCGCGCGATTCCTTGTCGGAATAGGCGTCCAGCGTCTCGCCGGCCTTGGCGAGTTCCATGCGGAGCTTGGCGGCTTCCGCCTTCGTTTCCTGCACCGACTTGGTCCAGACTTCGCCGCTGCGGGCCGATGTTTCGCTCATTTGCGCCCGGACCTGGGGAATCTGGCTTTCCACGTCGGCGATGCGCGTCTGGAGCGCCAATAGCATCGATCGCTTGTCGAGCACTTCGCGTTCGGAGATCGCTTCGGCTTCATAGGCGCGTTCCAGCTTGTCGAGCTGCGTCATCATCAGCGTCTGTTCGCTGCGCAGGTTCTTGAGGCGCGATTGCAGACCGGCGAGTTCGGCGCGATGCTGGCGCGACTGTTCCGAGATGATGCCGGTTTCCTGACCCCGTTGATTGCGACTCGAATAGAATAGCGCCTCTTCGGATGCGGCGATGTCGGGCGCGGCTTTCGCCAGATCGGCAGGCACGGTGAAGCTGGACGCGCCGCTGACGGTCGCATCCATCCGCGCCAAAGCAATGCGCTTGGCAACGACATCGGTACGGGCGTTTTCGAAGTCGGCGGTCGTGAATTGATTGTTGATGCGCATCAGGATCTGCCCCTTGCGGACGCGCTGGCCTTCGCTGACGAGTAGCGCCTGCACGATGCCGCCTTCGAGATGCTGGACGACCTGATTTTGTACCGAAGGCAGGACACGGCCTGATCCCCGCGTGACCTTGTCGACTTGAAAGAACACGGCCCAGGCGAGGAACGCGATGACGAGGAACGCCAGTACCTTCAGCACGCGGCCCTGACGGTCGGTGCGGATGCGCGCGCTCCATGGCGCAATGCCGTCGATCGGGGCGCTGGCGACCTTGATGTCGCCTGCAAACGCTGCCGCCAGTTCACGGCTGCTCACGCCTTCGAACAGGCTGGCCCCGCCGAGCGACCGGATGATTCGGTCTCTGATTGCGCTGAATTTCATGTCGTGGTCCCCGAAAATCTCAGCGGCGTTTACCACTCATTATCCTTAAGAATGTTTAATGATCCCCGCAAACATATGGGGACTACCATGACGCGGGCTTCAGACGAGCAGACGGGGATCAGCCTTTTCGGGCGGATAGCGGCGGCCATTGGCATGGCGCCGTCACCCGAATCACGCAGCGAGCGCGCGCGCCACGCGGCCAATGCGGCGCGGCAATGGAGCGGATCGGTAGAGCCTGCATCGCTGGTGACATGCCTGGAGCGCCTCAGCGCATTATGCGGCAAGCCGACGCCGCGCGACATGCTGATCGCGGCGCTGCCGATGCCCAATGGCTTCATGGACCCTCGCCTAGCGCCCATCGCGATGGCCCGCGCGGGGCTGGACGCACGATGGGACATGCGGCCACTCGCCAGCCTGACGCCGCAGGATCTGCCGATCGTCATGCAGTTGCGCGAGGGGGCTCGGTATTGCTGGTCGGCCTGAGCGACGATCCCCATGCCACCATCATCGACGCAACTGGCGAGAAGCTGGTGCCGCTCCCGATCCTGAAGGAACTGGTGAGCGAGGACGTCCTCGTCTGCGGCCATGTCGACCCGGCAAACGGGTTGGAACTGGACGATGAGCGCAGTTTCGTGCGCCGTAATCCGCGCCTCTGGCTGCTCGGCACGTTCCTCAGCGAGCGCAAGCGACTCGGGCAGTTGCTGCTGGCGGCGGCCTTCCTCAATCTGTGCGCGCTGGCTATCCCCCTCTATATGCGCGCGGTTTACGACCGGGTGGTGCCCAATTTGGCGATCGAATCGCTTTGGGCGCTATCGGCCGGCGTGATGATCGTTCTGGTCTTCGAATTTGTCTTCAAACACGTCCGTGGCGGCTATATCGACGCCGTGGGCGTGCGCGTGGGACAGGCGATCCAGAACCGGGCGATGGCGTCCTATCTGCACGCGCGGATGGGCCATGCGGAAAGCAGCGTCGGCGGACTAATGACGGCACTGCGCGATGTCGAGGCGCTGGCCCTGCTCGTGCCGCAGGCGGTCGTGACATTCTGCATCGATGTGCCGTTCTTCTTCGGATATGTCGCGCTCATCATGCTGATCGGCGGCTGGGCCGTTGCAGGACCGATCGTCGGCGCAGGCGCGATGGTGCTGGTGGGCATCACCGCTGCTTACGCCCTGAAACTCTCCAGCCGCCGTTCGTCGAAGCTGATGCACGCCCGTAGCAACCTGGTCGTCGACGTGACCGAGGGGTTGACCACAATCAAGGCCAACCAAGCGGAGCGACATTTCCTGCGCCAGTGGGACATCGTGTCCGATCACATCGGCATCAGTTCCAAGGTCGCACGCAAATGGAGCGACCTGCCTGCCTCGATGGCGGGGCTGCTGGTGCAGATGGTGACGGTGCTGGTTGTCATTATCGGCGTGTTCCAGATCAAGGCCGGGATCATGACGACGGGTGCGCTCGTCGCCGTGACGATGCTGACCGGCCGTGCGATGGTGCCGGTGTCCGCCGCGATCTCGGTCGTGTCGAAGGGCTATCAGAGCCTGTCGCAGTTCGCGGCGCTCTCCAAAATCCTTGGTGCTGAGCCTGAGCGGGAAACATCCGATCCAGCCGTCAAGACGCGCGCGATCAAGGGTGACATCCGCCTGCAGAACGTCGTCTTCTCTTATTCCGAAGCCGCGACGCCAAGCCTCAAGGACATCACCCTTTCGATCAAGCCGGGCGAGAAAATCGCCCTGATCGGCCGTTCGGGGTCGGGCAAATCTTCGCTGCTGCAACTACTTGCCGGGCTGCGTCAGCCACAGGGCGGCGCGATCACCGTTGATGGCAATGCGATCGACCAATATGCCGTCAGTCACTTGCGTCAGAGCATTTCCTATTCGGCGCAGGACGCGACTTTGTTCAATACGTCGATCTGGGGCAACATCCTGCTCGGCCTTCCCGAACCGGAAGCGGACATCGTGGAGCGCGCCATCGCCGCGTCGGGCCTTGATCGCTTCGTCAGCCGCAGTGTCGAGGGCTATGGCCGCAATGTTGGCCCCAATGGCGTCAAGCTGTCGGGCGGACAGCGGCAGTCGGTTATCCTGGCGCGCGCACTGCTGCGCGATCCGCCGATCCTGCTGCTGGACGAACCTACTGCCGCAATGGACATCAATAGCGAGCAGGCGGTGATGGAGGGCCTGCGCGATGTGGCGAAGGACCGGACGCTGGTGATTGCGACGCATCGCATGGCGCTTCTCGATCTGGTCGACCGGGTGATCTGGCTGGAGGAAGGCAAGGTGTTCGCCGACCGCCCCCGCGCCGAGATCCTGATGATGATGCGCAACCAGCAGGCCGCCAACCGCGCGGCATGATCGCTGTTGGTGAGGGTTTGTTAAGGTTAATTCACTACCAACGACGATGAAACGGGATCGCGCGCAAGCCGCGCGGCTAATTTGGGGAACGTTACGTGGCGGGTGCTTCAGCAGAAGGCGAAGTCAATCACTGGCCGGCATTCGTCGACGTGCTGACGACCGTCATCATGGTCGTCACCTTCCTGCTCGTCATCATGAGCGCGGCGGTGATGGTCCTTTCGCAGCGCACGCTTCAGACTGTCAAGGCGCAGCTCGAAGCGAAAGAGCATAAGACTGCCGATCCCAGCGCTGCCACATCTGCCAGCGCCAAGGATCAGAACAGCAGACCAACAACCATCAGGTCACGGCCGAAGCGGGCAGCTCGAATGCAGAGCTTGGCGCGGTGCTGCGAACCGATAAGCCGATCAACGGCAGCGAGGCGCTGACGATCCGCACGCGCGAAACGGCTGACACGCTGAAGCTCCAGGTCAAGGCTATGGAACAGCCCGACGAGCAAGGGGGTCGAGGTGAAGACTGCCGATGTGTTGCTGCGCGTCACGTTCGAGCCGCTGGCGGTGCGCTACAACGATGACACGTCAAAGCAGGTGATGGACTTCCTCAGCACGCGGCAATCGCCCGGCATGAAGTATGAGATCTGGTCCTTCGCACCGCAGACATCCTCGATCACCGA encodes:
- a CDS encoding zinc-finger domain-containing protein, with amino-acid sequence MIQPPELFRVSKTRVTCDGSGDIPAALGHPRVYLEIDEKGYVDCGYCDRRFVLIGGPADGADQSSLPDVPSGASL
- a CDS encoding HlyD family type I secretion periplasmic adaptor subunit, whose protein sequence is MKFSAIRDRIIRSLGGASLFEGVSSRELAAAFAGDIKVASAPIDGIAPWSARIRTDRQGRVLKVLAFLVIAFLAWAVFFQVDKVTRGSGRVLPSVQNQVVQHLEGGIVQALLVSEGQRVRKGQILMRINNQFTTADFENARTDVVAKRIALARMDATVSGASSFTVPADLAKAAPDIAASEEALFYSSRNQRGQETGIISEQSRQHRAELAGLQSRLKNLRSEQTLMMTQLDKLERAYEAEAISEREVLDKRSMLLALQTRIADVESQIPQVRAQMSETSARSGEVWTKSVQETKAEAAKLRMELAKAGETLDAYSDKESREEIRAPMDGIVNKLYVQTVGGVIRGGEPIIEIVPVDKVVMIEARIMPKDRGQVWSGLPANIKISAYDSAIYGGLDGKVVDVSPDVIQDAKGEVYYRVRLRAETSKFGAGKPVIPGMTAEVNIKSGRQSIMDYILGPLIRIRDSALRE
- a CDS encoding ATP-binding cassette domain-containing protein; the encoded protein is MLVGLSDDPHATIIDATGEKLVPLPILKELVSEDVLVCGHVDPANGLELDDERSFVRRNPRLWLLGTFLSERKRLGQLLLAAAFLNLCALAIPLYMRAVYDRVVPNLAIESLWALSAGVMIVLVFEFVFKHVRGGYIDAVGVRVGQAIQNRAMASYLHARMGHAESSVGGLMTALRDVEALALLVPQAVVTFCIDVPFFFGYVALIMLIGGWAVAGPIVGAGAMVLVGITAAYALKLSSRRSSKLMHARSNLVVDVTEGLTTIKANQAERHFLRQWDIVSDHIGISSKVARKWSDLPASMAGLLVQMVTVLVVIIGVFQIKAGIMTTGALVAVTMLTGRAMVPVSAAISVVSKGYQSLSQFAALSKILGAEPERETSDPAVKTRAIKGDIRLQNVVFSYSEAATPSLKDITLSIKPGEKIALIGRSGSGKSSLLQLLAGLRQPQGGAITVDGNAIDQYAVSHLRQSISYSAQDATLFNTSIWGNILLGLPEPEADIVERAIAASGLDRFVSRSVEGYGRNVGPNGVKLSGGQRQSVILARALLRDPPILLLDEPTAAMDINSEQAVMEGLRDVAKDRTLVIATHRMALLDLVDRVIWLEEGKVFADRPRAEILMMMRNQQAANRAA